From the Pseudodesulfovibrio indicus genome, the window CCGAGGAGGAAGGCGACGAAGCGGCCCGGGCCGTGGGCGACGAACCGGAGACAGACGCGGAGGCGGCCGTGGACGGGGAGCAATCCCCCTGGGTGGCCACCGTGGGGCGCTTCGCCCTGGAAGACGGCTCGGTCGATTTTCGCGACCTGGCCCTGGCCAACCCGGCCTCCCTCGGCGTACGGAAGTTCTCCCTCGAAGTGGACGACGTGACCACGGAAAAGGGCGCGACCATACCCTTCTCCCTGGACGGCGGCTGGACCGGGGGCGGCTGGTTCTCGGTCAACGGCAACGGCTCCCTTGATCCGTTGCGCTCCTCCGGCTCGATCAAGGTCGACAAGCTGGGGCTGCGGCCCCTGGACGGCTACCTGGCCGAGGACACCGAGATGCTCATCGCCGACGGCGCGGTCCACGCGAACCTGTCCTACACCTTTGCCGGTGGCGAAACCCCGGAGATCACGGTCAAGGGCGGCGCGGCCCTGAGCGACCTCAAGGTCAAGACCACCTTCGACGACATCGAGATGGCGGGCATCGACCGGCTGGACGTGCGGTCCATCGACTTCGCCAGCGAACCGGGCAGGTTGTCCGTGGGCGAGATCAACCTAAACGGCCCGCGCGCCAGGGTCCACTTCGACAAGGAGGGGCGGCTGAACATCCGCCGCGCCCTGCGCATCCCGGAACCTCCGCCCGCGCCAGACCCCGCCGAGAACAAGGCGACCGGCGAGGCCGGGGACGAAAAGATCGTGACCGCGACCAAGGCGGAGCCGGAACCCGCCCCGAATCCCGACGCCCCCCCCGCCGAGGAAGAGGGCTTCCTGGAGACCATGACCATCGGCAAGGTGGGCATGCAGAACGGCGCGGTCAAGTTCCGCGACGATTCCACCACCCCCGCCTTCGCCACCGAGCTGACCGACATGACCCTGGTCCTGACCGACATCGGCCAGTCCCAGGAGGCGCGGCCCAAGGTGGACTTCAAGGCCAACATCGGCCCCACGCCCATGTCCGTGACCGGCGTGCTCAACCCGGTCATCTCGCCCATCTACTCCGACCTGGCCATCTCCGTGAGCGGGCTGGAGCTGGTCCCGCTCTCCCCCTACACCCTCAAGAACCTGGCCTACCCGGTGGAAAAGGGGCGGCTCTACGCGGACGTGAAGTTCAAGACCGAGGACTGGGTGCTGGACGCCAAGAACAAGTTCTTCATCGAGCAGCTCAAGCTGGGCAGGAAGGACAAGCGGCCCGACGCGCCGAACATCCCGGTGGAGTTCGGCCTGGCCCTGCTCCAGGATTCCAACGGCAACATGCAGCTCAACCTGCCCATCAGCGGGCGGCTGGACGACCCCAACTTCCGCATCGGCGGCATCGTCTTCAAGGCGATCATCAACCTGCTCTTCAAGGCCCTGACCTCCCCCTTCTCGCTGATCGGCTCCATGTTCGGCGGCGGGGACAACATGGACTTCGTGGTCTTCCAGCCCGGCCGGGCGAAGCTCGACGCCGGGGGCAAGCAGAAGCTCGACACGGTGGTCAAGGCCATGACCGCACGGCCCAAGCTCAAGCTCGAGGTGGACGGCGTGATCGACGCCACGGCGGACCGCAACGGGTTGGTCCAGGCCATCCTCGAATACAAGATCAAGAAGGCCAAGTACGAATCCCTGCCCCGCTCCAAGCGCGCGGAAACCACGGTGGAGGAGATGGTCATCGAACCCGATGAATACGAGGACATGCTCTACGAGGCCTATGCGGACGAGCCGGACGAGGAGGACGTCAAGCCCACCACCCTGTTCGTCACCGACCGGCAGCCCGTGGAGGTCATGGAGAAGTTCATCCGCGACCGGATCGTGATCACCGACGAGATGCTCCACGAGCTGGAGATGCGCCGGGCCAACGCGGTCAAGGAGTACATCATCACCAGCAAGCCGGAACTGACCGAACGCGTCTTCCTGCTCGACCGCCGCGAAAAGGCCAAGGGCAAGACCGGCGTGCCCGAGCACCGCGCCGACCTCGGCATCGACTAATGCAGCACCGGCATCCGGGAGCGGCGCATCTGCGCCGCTCCCGGATGCCTCACTGCGGTTGGCAAGAAAAAGGGTTCATCGAATGTCGATGAACCCTTTTGCTTGAACAATGGGACGGCGCAGATCGCCGTTTTTCAACAGTCTGCCCTAGCCGCCGATGGAGGCCATGCGCGTCTTGCACACGCCGTGGTCGCTGGCGCGCATCTTCTTGAGCAATTCGTTGCCGATGGGCTTGGAGTGCCCGGCGAGGCGGATGATCCGCTCCACGTGCTCCATGCCCAGGCGCGGGTGGCGCAGGGCCGGGCGCAGCCGATAGACCTTGTCCGAGAACAGGCAGGTCCGCAGGTTGCCGTCCGAGGTGATGCGCAGCCGGTTGCAGGTGGAGCAGAAGTGATTGGTGTAGGGGGAAATCAGCCCGATGCGGCCCAGGCCGTCCTTGATGTCGTACATCCGGGCCGGGCCGTGGCGGCGCTCGCCCGCAGCGGTCACCGGGGTCAGCACGGCCAGCTTGTTCGCCTCGGACAGAATCTCGTCCGCGGTCCAGACCCGCTGGTCCTCCCAGCCGGTCTCCAGCCCCACGGGCATGAACTCGATGAACCGGAAGTCCACGGGGTGGGTACGGGCGAACTCCACAAAGGCGGGCAGTTCGTCGTCGTTGACCCCGTGCATGGCCACGGCGTTGATCTTGAGCCGCATGCCCGCTTCCAGGCAGCGGTCGATGTTCTCGCGGACCGTGTCGTAGTGGTCGCGGCCGGTGATGGTCTTGAACTTGTCCCGGTTCATGGTGTCCAGGGAGATGTTCACCCGGCGGATGCCCGCGGCGGCCAGCCGTTCCACATCCGGGCCGATGAGGGTGGCATTGGTGGTCACGCACAGGTCCAGGTCCTTGAACCGCCCGGCGGCTTCGATCATGAAGTCGCCGAACCCCTTGCGCACGAACGGCTCCCCGCCGGTGAAGCGGACCTTGTGCACGCCGAGGTTGCGGGCCATGGACATCAGCTCCATGATCTCCTCGTAGCGCAGGATGTCCGGGTGGGGGATGAACTCCATGCCCTCCCCGGCGCAATAGGTGCACCGCAGGTTGCAGCGGTCCGTCACGCTGATGCGCATGTAGGAGACGGCGCGGCCGTGGATGTCCTCAAGGGTCTTGTGCATGATCGCCCTTTTCTACGCGAAGATTTCTTTCTTGGTCACGGCCTCGGCCTTGACCCGGTCGAGGAAGTCCGCCAGGGCGGGCTTGACGTTCTCGCGGATGTCGCCGGCCACGATGAGGAAGAGGACGTCGTCGCCCGGGACCATGCGGCCCGCGTTGGCGTGAGCCACGGCCCGGAAGATGCCCTCGCGGGCCTCGATCTCCTGCCGGATCTCCTCCATCTTCTCATAGTCGGGAGTGATCTCGATGGCCACGACCTCGCCCTTGTCCTTGCGGGACCAGCCTCGGACGACGCCGTTGTGGACCAGCATCATGCCCACGTTGTCGGCAAAACCGGGTTCCTTCTTCAGATCGGCCAGGGCCTTATTGATATCCATGATGAACTCCTTGGTGATTCGCTTGAGTACCGGGCAAGGGTATTCCTTGGTGTCCGGACAGACAACCATTTAATTATTCCCCCGGATCAGACACCTCGCCCGGTGGAAGAAAATAATACCAATGGCCACGTTTCGCGGTATGGTTGGACAAACGGCCGCACAGGCCGCACCAACATCGGCACTCCTCTCACTGTTGACGACCCGTCGGCATCGACCAGGAGAGGCCGCGCGCCGAAGGCCAAAGCCCTCCACTGCCTGGCCGGCGGCACCTGCAACGCGGTCTCGATGCGCAAGGGACGTCGTGCATGGGGCCAGGGACAGCTTCCGGAAAAAACCCGTCCGGAACCGCCTGGCCCCAACCTTTTTCAGAGGGCGGCCAAGCCGTCCAGGACCTTCTCGATGAGCGACCTCGGCGTGGACGCCCCGGCCGTGACCCCGATGCGGGCGTATCCGGCCAGATCCTCCAGCGGAAGGTCGTCCACGGTCTCCACATGACGGCACGGGGTGCCCTGGTCCGAGACGACCTGGGCCAGCCTGCGGGTGTTGCCGCTGTTGTAGCCGCCGACCACGACCATGAAATCCACTTTCCGGGCCAGCTCCTTGGCCTCGGCCTGGCGCAGCTTGGTGGCGTCGCAGATGGTCTCCAGCACGGTCACGTCCAGGTCGCCGCGCTCCTTGAGCCCGGCGGCGATGCGCTCGAAGTGCACCCGGTCCTGGGTGGTCTGCGCGGCCAGCACGTACCGCTTGCCGGGCACCAGCCCGTGCGCGGCCAGCGCCTCCTCGGAGTCGAACACGAAATACCCGTTGCGGGCGTAGCTCACCAGCCCGGCCACTTCCGGGTGGTCCGCCTCGCCGTACAGCAGCAGCTCGCTGCCGTCGTCGGCGTGCCGCCCGATGAGCAGCTGCGCCTTCTTCACCCGGGGGCAGGTGGCGTCCTTGATCTTCACCCGGCGGGCGCGCAGCGCTTCCTCCACCTGGCGGGTGATGCCGTGGGCGCGGATGACCACGAAGGCCCCGGCCGGGACCTCGGACGGATCGGTCGCCATGACCACGCCCTTTTCCGCGTACCGCTTGAGCACCTGCGGGTTGTGAATGATGGGACCGAGGATGTAGATGGGGCATCCCTCGGCGCTCAGGATCAGCTTGTCCAGCCGCCTGAGGGCCAGGTCCACCCCCATGCAGAATCCAGCGGTTTCGGCGAGTACGACTTCCACTCGGTGCGCTCCTTCCGGGTTCGGCGAACGCCGCCGTTCCGGGAAAATCCTTGACTTGGCGACTCCACTCATGAATAAAATCCGTCAAACATGCGTTTCAAGCAACGTTGACCTCTTTTTTGCCCGCGCAGGACCATTAATTATGAACGAATCCCCGGACGTCAATACCAAAACCGCGCTTTTGCTCGCCGCCATGGAGGTTTTCGCCGACAAGGGCTTCGATTCGGCCACCGTGCGCGACATCTGCGGCCTGGCCAAGGCCAACGTGGCCGCCGTCAACTACCATTACGGCAGCAAGGACGGCCTGTACGCCTCGGTCCTGGAGGAAATCTTCCCCAAGGGCGAGGAGTGGAGCTCGGAGGACAACCGGGGGTTGCCCGTTGAGGAGCGGCTGAGAAAGTTCGTCAAGGGACTGGCCGAGGAGATATACCTTCAGTCCACCGGACAGATCGCCCAGAAATGGGCCATCTTCCTGCGGGAAATGGCCAAGCCGAGCAAGAACCTCGACATCATCGTCCAGCACCAGGTCCAGCCGCGCGCCAACGAGCTGCGCGACATCCTTTCCGAACTCCTCGGACCGGACACCCCGGACCGGACCCTGGCCTATTGCAGCTCCAACATCTGGGCCTTGATGCTCGACCATCTGCTGACCAGGCCCATCCTGGACCGCCTCACCCCGCACCGCCCCAGCCTGGAGGTCAACGTGGACGACTTCGTGGATCACGTGGTCTCCTTCTCTCTGGGCGGCATCATGGCGGTGAAGAAGTAAGCAAGGGACGCGGGGCCGGCACCCTCCCAGACCATAGACCGGTCCCACGCCGCCTTCCCCCCGGAGCGGGGAGCGGCATCACCGGATGCTTCCCCCCGCTCCGGCAACCACCGAGGCACGCACCATGCGCCGCGCAACCCTGATCCTGATCCTGGCCGCACTGGCCCTTCTCCCGCTCCCCGCACGCGCCGAAGCACCGGTCATCCCCTGCGCGGTCATCGCCGAGCACCCCCACGATCCGGGCACCTCCACCCAGGGACTGTTCTACCTGAACGGGCTTTTCTATGAATCCTCCGGCGGCTGGGGACGGTCCTTCGTGACCGTGTCCGACCCGGAAACCGGCCGCAGGCTCAAGACCACGAACGTGGACCCGCACTTCTTCGCCGAGGGC encodes:
- the ispH gene encoding 4-hydroxy-3-methylbut-2-enyl diphosphate reductase, which gives rise to MEVVLAETAGFCMGVDLALRRLDKLILSAEGCPIYILGPIIHNPQVLKRYAEKGVVMATDPSEVPAGAFVVIRAHGITRQVEEALRARRVKIKDATCPRVKKAQLLIGRHADDGSELLLYGEADHPEVAGLVSYARNGYFVFDSEEALAAHGLVPGKRYVLAAQTTQDRVHFERIAAGLKERGDLDVTVLETICDATKLRQAEAKELARKVDFMVVVGGYNSGNTRRLAQVVSDQGTPCRHVETVDDLPLEDLAGYARIGVTAGASTPRSLIEKVLDGLAAL
- a CDS encoding TetR/AcrR family transcriptional regulator, with protein sequence MNESPDVNTKTALLLAAMEVFADKGFDSATVRDICGLAKANVAAVNYHYGSKDGLYASVLEEIFPKGEEWSSEDNRGLPVEERLRKFVKGLAEEIYLQSTGQIAQKWAIFLREMAKPSKNLDIIVQHQVQPRANELRDILSELLGPDTPDRTLAYCSSNIWALMLDHLLTRPILDRLTPHRPSLEVNVDDFVDHVVSFSLGGIMAVKK
- the moaA gene encoding GTP 3',8-cyclase MoaA, with protein sequence MHKTLEDIHGRAVSYMRISVTDRCNLRCTYCAGEGMEFIPHPDILRYEEIMELMSMARNLGVHKVRFTGGEPFVRKGFGDFMIEAAGRFKDLDLCVTTNATLIGPDVERLAAAGIRRVNISLDTMNRDKFKTITGRDHYDTVRENIDRCLEAGMRLKINAVAMHGVNDDELPAFVEFARTHPVDFRFIEFMPVGLETGWEDQRVWTADEILSEANKLAVLTPVTAAGERRHGPARMYDIKDGLGRIGLISPYTNHFCSTCNRLRITSDGNLRTCLFSDKVYRLRPALRHPRLGMEHVERIIRLAGHSKPIGNELLKKMRASDHGVCKTRMASIGG
- a CDS encoding DUF748 domain-containing protein, coding for MLSFLDKIKIGTPLIRRTVFWLLTAFIAYTLFGFFAVPPILEKVALSQIDTNLHRKGEIGEVYFNPLTLHLRVTGFKIANREEEGDLVAFNSLEISPGASSIWELAPVISLLKIDGLAVNLTFYGEGRYSISDLLGSPEGQAPEETGDQKGAVFPFALYGFELTNANITFDDRPHGKKHVISDIFLRVPFTSSIPDKVKEFTQPKFTAVVNGDPIELKGRTLPFDKTLLTEFELGAVDVNLNQYWKYVPIETPLTLKGGRFTSDISLFFERADAQRMNLYLGGGGTLSDLDLADPARGTVFSMKKLVFEMERFSLGDNALIVKNVAMTRPFFKVVRKADGAINWVDYFPGSQAAPSGPKLKTKADNDAQFVLDIRKFELKEGAVDFEDQCVTGGFKHVFTPLDLSGEGISTRADRPSVFQGSLGTKGFLYLNGQATLEPVAAKFTVSGKDLDLPLFTPYINEAQPLILDSGKAGFSVDLDFSQPGGEPALTVANGSLKLTDLAVRKPDAKEPSLTLDALDVTGAAMDLAGRTVHADEVKLTGPSATVVRNKDGRLDLERLFADAEEEGDEAARAVGDEPETDAEAAVDGEQSPWVATVGRFALEDGSVDFRDLALANPASLGVRKFSLEVDDVTTEKGATIPFSLDGGWTGGGWFSVNGNGSLDPLRSSGSIKVDKLGLRPLDGYLAEDTEMLIADGAVHANLSYTFAGGETPEITVKGGAALSDLKVKTTFDDIEMAGIDRLDVRSIDFASEPGRLSVGEINLNGPRARVHFDKEGRLNIRRALRIPEPPPAPDPAENKATGEAGDEKIVTATKAEPEPAPNPDAPPAEEEGFLETMTIGKVGMQNGAVKFRDDSTTPAFATELTDMTLVLTDIGQSQEARPKVDFKANIGPTPMSVTGVLNPVISPIYSDLAISVSGLELVPLSPYTLKNLAYPVEKGRLYADVKFKTEDWVLDAKNKFFIEQLKLGRKDKRPDAPNIPVEFGLALLQDSNGNMQLNLPISGRLDDPNFRIGGIVFKAIINLLFKALTSPFSLIGSMFGGGDNMDFVVFQPGRAKLDAGGKQKLDTVVKAMTARPKLKLEVDGVIDATADRNGLVQAILEYKIKKAKYESLPRSKRAETTVEEMVIEPDEYEDMLYEAYADEPDEEDVKPTTLFVTDRQPVEVMEKFIRDRIVITDEMLHELEMRRANAVKEYIITSKPELTERVFLLDRREKAKGKTGVPEHRADLGID
- a CDS encoding molybdenum cofactor biosynthesis protein MoaE produces the protein MDINKALADLKKEPGFADNVGMMLVHNGVVRGWSRKDKGEVVAIEITPDYEKMEEIRQEIEAREGIFRAVAHANAGRMVPGDDVLFLIVAGDIRENVKPALADFLDRVKAEAVTKKEIFA